One region of Lebetimonas natsushimae genomic DNA includes:
- a CDS encoding TrkH family potassium uptake protein: MDRNSIKNILKFLSLVGIIVIAFFTLPLITGIIYKEDITYFALYLFISFLIFISILIYLKNYRMKMKIKEAILSVNLVWFMIGSLGAIPLMIGTHINFINGFFEAISGFTTTGATIYSDIDHLPKYILMLRSTMHWIGGMGIIVLGVGLLSFINPTGSLTLFQAESTGINVEKITPKLKHTALKLWEFYIFLTLIDMILLKLEGMSFFDAINHAFATISTGGFSTKSASLGYWDNNYLIIWTTTIFMFLSGMNFLAHIKLFNKDFSGYKSEEVMWYTIIFFGLATALSIIHFFTSQDSFFYSLTHSFFTISSILTTTGFATLDYSLWGQAAIAIIFLAMLIGGNTGSTAGGIKTIRFVVMFKNLTHQIKKILHPNIVCSIKIDNNKLSCDTVINVSAFIFLYILTNAIISLYLFANGYDAMTSLSATIACVGNIGPGFGQVGPADNFAFFTDTQKFILAIGMIIGRLEFFTVLILLSREFWKKF; this comes from the coding sequence ATGGATAGAAACTCTATAAAAAATATTTTAAAATTTTTATCCCTGGTTGGAATTATTGTAATTGCATTTTTTACCTTACCGCTTATTACAGGAATAATTTATAAAGAAGATATAACTTACTTTGCTCTATATCTATTTATATCCTTTTTAATTTTTATTTCGATTCTAATATATCTAAAAAATTATCGAATGAAAATGAAAATAAAAGAGGCAATTTTAAGTGTGAATTTGGTATGGTTTATGATTGGTTCACTTGGGGCTATTCCTTTAATGATAGGAACTCATATTAATTTTATTAATGGTTTTTTTGAAGCAATAAGCGGATTCACTACAACCGGAGCCACAATTTACAGTGACATTGACCATTTGCCAAAATATATTTTAATGTTAAGAAGCACAATGCACTGGATTGGCGGTATGGGAATTATTGTTTTAGGGGTAGGTCTCCTTTCATTTATTAATCCAACCGGTTCACTTACCCTTTTCCAAGCAGAATCAACCGGAATTAATGTGGAAAAAATAACACCCAAACTAAAACATACGGCATTAAAATTATGGGAATTTTATATTTTTTTAACACTGATTGACATGATACTGCTGAAATTGGAAGGTATGAGCTTTTTTGATGCAATTAATCATGCATTTGCTACTATTTCAACGGGTGGATTTTCCACAAAAAGTGCTTCTCTTGGGTACTGGGACAATAATTATTTAATCATATGGACAACTACAATATTTATGTTCCTCAGTGGTATGAACTTTTTAGCCCATATTAAACTGTTTAATAAGGATTTTTCAGGATACAAATCAGAAGAAGTCATGTGGTATACAATAATTTTCTTTGGATTGGCAACTGCATTATCAATAATCCATTTTTTCACTTCACAAGATTCATTTTTCTATTCATTAACACATTCATTTTTTACCATTTCCTCAATCCTGACAACTACTGGATTTGCAACATTGGATTATTCCCTCTGGGGACAAGCGGCAATTGCAATAATTTTCCTGGCCATGCTAATAGGCGGAAACACAGGTTCAACCGCTGGTGGTATTAAAACTATAAGATTTGTTGTTATGTTTAAAAACCTAACCCATCAGATAAAAAAAATACTCCATCCTAATATAGTTTGCTCAATCAAAATTGATAACAATAAACTTTCATGCGATACGGTGATTAATGTAAGCGCTTTTATATTTTTATATATTTTGACAAATGCCATTATTTCATTATATTTATTTGCAAACGGTTATGATGCAATGACTTCTCTTAGTGCGACAATAGCCTGTGTCGGAAACATAGGGCCGGGGTTTGGTCAGGTAGGACCCGCAGATAATTTTGCATTTTTTACGGATACTCAAAAATTTATATTGGCTATTGGCATGATTATAGGAAGACTTGAATTTTTTACGGTTTTAATTTTACTTAGCCGGGAATTTTGGAAAAAATTTTAA
- a CDS encoding NAD-binding protein, whose amino-acid sequence MNILIAGAGKVGYNVAKALSGNHNVIIIDKNEKALNTIKESLDVMTIIGDMREAHTFLNIEEKIDFYIAVTNNDEINLISTIVVKDILDIENIIVRLSNTAYMATNFQKTLDINRVVFPYKLSASAVAKLLEFPKANNIKEFPFSDYILISITVKNPKINIVNEIEEDDVKVIGAEREEEFIFLNENDEIQENDLLYIFGNREKIKKCLNLLDTVSPEEIKNILIYGANELGIEIAKILTNFDMNIKILEKEEDLAMRAAEILGENVSIINSSYEDEEMLVNEGVQYSDIAVTASLKDESNIIKSLQARKLGIKKIITINNNLNYYSLMHSLKLSTIRGPKIAAFYEILEEIDSRLLVYERFFLGAKGKIFIKQIFNKKTITSPKEKAKILIIREDKIYILKDSFDIKEGDIVMEFNFSGNKKWIETL is encoded by the coding sequence ATGAATATTCTAATTGCAGGGGCTGGAAAAGTAGGATACAATGTGGCAAAGGCGCTCTCAGGAAATCATAATGTAATTATAATTGACAAAAATGAAAAAGCCCTAAACACTATAAAAGAATCTTTGGATGTTATGACAATTATAGGCGATATGCGTGAAGCACATACATTTCTAAATATAGAAGAAAAAATTGATTTTTATATAGCTGTTACCAACAATGATGAAATCAATTTAATATCCACTATTGTAGTAAAAGACATATTGGATATTGAAAATATAATTGTAAGATTATCTAACACGGCTTATATGGCCACTAATTTTCAAAAAACATTAGATATAAACAGAGTGGTTTTCCCTTATAAATTGTCAGCAAGTGCAGTAGCAAAACTATTAGAATTTCCAAAAGCCAACAATATTAAAGAATTTCCTTTTAGTGATTATATTTTAATTTCAATAACCGTTAAAAACCCTAAAATAAACATAGTAAATGAAATTGAAGAAGATGACGTTAAAGTAATCGGTGCTGAGAGGGAGGAAGAATTTATTTTCTTAAATGAAAATGATGAAATTCAGGAAAACGATTTATTGTATATTTTTGGAAACAGGGAAAAAATAAAAAAATGTCTAAATTTACTTGATACAGTTTCTCCGGAAGAAATTAAAAATATTTTAATATACGGAGCAAACGAGCTTGGTATTGAAATAGCAAAAATACTTACAAACTTTGATATGAATATAAAAATACTGGAAAAAGAAGAAGATTTGGCAATGAGGGCAGCCGAGATATTAGGAGAAAATGTTAGTATCATAAATTCTTCATACGAAGATGAGGAAATGCTTGTAAATGAGGGTGTCCAATATAGCGATATAGCAGTGACAGCTTCATTAAAAGACGAATCAAATATTATAAAATCCCTGCAGGCTAGAAAACTCGGCATTAAAAAAATCATAACCATCAATAATAATCTAAATTATTATTCCTTAATGCACTCTCTCAAACTTTCCACAATAAGAGGTCCTAAAATTGCCGCTTTTTATGAAATTTTAGAAGAAATTGATTCAAGACTTTTAGTTTATGAAAGATTTTTCTTAGGTGCTAAAGGCAAAATATTTATAAAACAGATTTTTAACAAAAAAACAATAACTTCCCCTAAAGAAAAGGCCAAAATTTTAATCATAAGAGAAGACAAAATATATATATTAAAAGACAGCTTTGATATTAAAGAGGGGGATATTGTAATGGAATTTAATTTTTCAGGGAATAAAAAATGGATAGAAACTCTATAA
- a CDS encoding pyruvate flavodoxin oxidoreductase subunit gamma, with amino-acid sequence MLQIRWHSRAGQGAVTGAKALADVMARTGKYVQAYSVYGAEKRGAPMSAYDKIDDKPILDHSKWMTPDYVLVIDPSLVFQEEIVDNTKDDTIFIVTSHMNKDDLLNIAKHLQGKKLYVVDAIKISQEEIGRAIPNTPMLGAFMKISQLIPFEDFLVSIKDILSKFPQKIIDGNIRAIKRAYEEVK; translated from the coding sequence ATGCTACAAATAAGATGGCACTCTCGTGCAGGACAAGGTGCGGTAACGGGCGCTAAGGCTTTAGCTGATGTTATGGCAAGAACCGGAAAATATGTTCAGGCTTATTCTGTCTACGGTGCGGAAAAAAGAGGGGCACCTATGAGCGCTTATGACAAAATTGATGATAAACCAATTCTAGACCATTCAAAATGGATGACACCTGATTATGTTTTGGTAATTGACCCATCACTTGTATTTCAGGAAGAAATAGTTGATAATACAAAAGACGATACAATTTTTATAGTTACTTCCCATATGAATAAAGATGATTTATTAAATATTGCAAAACATCTTCAAGGGAAAAAACTTTATGTAGTGGATGCTATTAAAATTTCACAAGAAGAAATTGGAAGAGCTATTCCAAATACTCCAATGCTTGGGGCATTTATGAAAATAAGTCAACTTATTCCGTTTGAAGATTTTTTAGTATCAATTAAAGACATTCTTTCAAAATTCCCTCAAAAAATAATTGATGGTAACATAAGAGCTATCAAAAGAGCTTATGAAGAAGTAAAATAA
- a CDS encoding 4Fe-4S dicluster domain-containing protein has product MATPKDMMTTWDKIQPGAVLPSFEDPEHKVRSKFNSFNYKVADWRVEKPVFNRDLCIDCDFCWVSCPDSCFIVEEVENKRGKKQAKIVGINYNLCKGCGVCVDVCPTPIKSLLMFPEFMDNEEALKQWPTKDDKK; this is encoded by the coding sequence ATGGCTACACCAAAAGATATGATGACAACTTGGGATAAAATTCAACCTGGAGCAGTTCTTCCTAGTTTTGAAGACCCGGAACACAAAGTAAGGAGTAAATTTAACTCTTTCAATTATAAAGTTGCAGACTGGAGGGTTGAAAAACCTGTATTTAACAGAGATCTTTGTATTGACTGTGATTTTTGCTGGGTAAGCTGTCCAGACAGTTGTTTTATAGTGGAAGAAGTGGAAAATAAAAGAGGGAAAAAACAGGCTAAAATTGTTGGAATTAACTATAATTTATGTAAAGGGTGTGGTGTTTGTGTAGATGTTTGTCCTACACCTATTAAATCACTTTTAATGTTTCCGGAATTTATGGATAATGAAGAAGCATTAAAACAATGGCCAACAAAAGATGATAAAAAATAA
- a CDS encoding 2-oxoacid:ferredoxin oxidoreductase subunit alpha yields MAERYELKSKEVWDGNTAASHALRQAQVDVVAAYPITPSTPIVQNYAQFLADGYVDGEFVMVESEHSAMSACVGAAAAGGRVATATSSQGYALMVEVLYQASGMRLPIVMTVVNRALASPLNIHGDHGDLYLGRDAGWIHLIANNPQEAYDMTLCAFKIAEDERVRLPVTTNQDGFLVSHTAQVVEPLQDEVAYKFIGDYKPMNPMLDTKNPQTYGAQTEEEWHFEFKASQHKALMESSKVIDEVFAEFEKVSGRKYNRVESYKIEDADVAIVVMGSAYETAMVAVERAREEGIKAGLVMPRSFRPFPYNEIAEKLRNVKAIAALDRSCPMGAMGALYNEVSGALSANGQSAIMTNYIFGLGGRDTTVEHILEVIKETDKNAKAGKRVTDLQGFINLRGPKLSFN; encoded by the coding sequence ATGGCAGAGAGATATGAATTAAAATCTAAAGAAGTTTGGGATGGAAATACGGCTGCAAGTCATGCCCTTAGACAAGCTCAAGTTGATGTAGTTGCGGCATATCCTATTACACCATCAACTCCGATTGTTCAAAATTATGCTCAGTTTCTAGCAGACGGATATGTAGACGGTGAATTTGTAATGGTAGAAAGTGAGCATTCCGCAATGAGTGCATGTGTCGGTGCAGCTGCGGCCGGTGGCAGGGTTGCAACAGCAACATCAAGTCAGGGTTACGCATTAATGGTAGAAGTTTTATACCAGGCAAGCGGTATGAGACTTCCAATTGTTATGACAGTGGTAAACAGAGCTCTTGCATCTCCTCTTAATATTCACGGTGACCATGGAGATTTATATCTAGGACGTGATGCCGGATGGATTCATTTAATTGCAAACAATCCTCAAGAAGCTTATGATATGACATTATGTGCATTTAAAATTGCAGAGGATGAAAGAGTAAGACTTCCTGTAACTACTAACCAAGACGGATTTTTGGTATCACATACGGCTCAGGTTGTAGAACCGCTTCAAGATGAAGTCGCATATAAATTTATAGGTGATTATAAACCAATGAATCCGATGTTAGATACAAAAAATCCTCAAACATACGGTGCTCAGACAGAAGAAGAATGGCACTTTGAGTTTAAAGCAAGCCAACATAAAGCTTTAATGGAATCAAGTAAAGTAATTGATGAAGTGTTTGCAGAATTTGAAAAAGTAAGCGGCAGAAAATATAACAGAGTTGAAAGCTACAAAATTGAAGATGCTGATGTTGCAATTGTTGTAATGGGAAGTGCTTATGAGACTGCAATGGTAGCGGTTGAGAGGGCAAGAGAAGAAGGTATTAAAGCGGGACTTGTAATGCCAAGAAGTTTTAGACCGTTCCCTTACAATGAAATAGCAGAAAAACTAAGAAATGTAAAAGCTATTGCAGCACTTGATAGAAGTTGTCCAATGGGTGCAATGGGTGCATTATATAATGAAGTATCAGGTGCACTTAGTGCAAACGGACAAAGTGCAATAATGACTAATTATATTTTCGGACTTGGCGGAAGAGATACTACAGTAGAGCATATTTTAGAAGTGATTAAAGAAACAGATAAAAACGCAAAAGCTGGAAAAAGAGTTACAGACTTACAAGGTTTCATTAACCTTAGAGGTCCAAAACTTTCATTTAATTAA
- a CDS encoding thiamine pyrophosphate-dependent enzyme has protein sequence MKKITNLKEFACTPDRFQGGHRLCPGCAHGMIVREVVNATDDDLVISTATGCLEVCSAIYPYTSWDVSWLHIGFENAAAGISGAEAMYKALSRKNRSYNPDKNVKFVAFGGDGGTYDIGFQSLSGATERGHDFLYVCLDNEGYMNTGGQRSSSTPVGAHTTTSPRGRVSYGEKNRKKDLTMIMAAHGCPYVATAVPGTKHWKDLATKAAKAISTVGPTFINALSPCTTEWKFKPEDTTEIADLAVETCMFPLYEIEDGHKLTITYRPKQKIPVEEYLGRQGRFAHLFKPENKWVIEEIQKQIDEYWEYLQRREEAGV, from the coding sequence ATGAAAAAAATTACGAATTTAAAAGAATTTGCCTGTACTCCTGATAGATTTCAAGGTGGGCATAGATTATGTCCTGGATGTGCGCATGGTATGATAGTAAGGGAAGTAGTAAATGCTACTGATGATGATTTGGTAATTTCTACTGCTACAGGATGCCTTGAAGTATGTAGTGCAATTTATCCATATACATCTTGGGATGTGTCTTGGCTTCATATCGGATTTGAAAATGCAGCTGCTGGAATTAGCGGTGCTGAGGCTATGTATAAAGCTCTTAGCAGAAAAAACAGATCTTATAATCCAGATAAAAATGTTAAATTTGTAGCATTTGGTGGAGATGGTGGAACTTATGATATCGGTTTTCAATCATTAAGTGGTGCAACTGAGAGAGGTCATGACTTTTTATATGTTTGTTTGGATAATGAAGGATATATGAATACAGGAGGTCAGAGAAGTTCGTCTACTCCTGTTGGAGCCCATACAACTACATCTCCAAGAGGTAGAGTGAGTTACGGTGAAAAGAATAGAAAAAAAGATTTAACTATGATTATGGCGGCACACGGGTGCCCTTATGTTGCGACTGCAGTTCCTGGAACAAAACATTGGAAAGATTTGGCTACAAAAGCTGCAAAAGCTATTAGTACAGTGGGCCCAACTTTTATTAATGCCCTAAGTCCTTGTACAACAGAATGGAAGTTTAAACCTGAAGATACTACTGAAATAGCTGACTTGGCAGTTGAAACATGTATGTTTCCTCTTTATGAAATAGAAGATGGTCATAAACTTACAATCACTTACAGACCAAAACAAAAAATTCCTGTTGAAGAATATTTGGGAAGACAGGGAAGATTTGCTCATCTATTTAAACCAGAAAATAAGTGGGTAATTGAAGAAATTCAAAAACAGATTGACGAATACTGGGAATATCTACAAAGAAGAGAAGAAGCAGGAGTTTAA
- a CDS encoding ABC transporter substrate binding protein, translated as MKKFIFFLILSVFVFAKILVVNSYSTNDQCGIPQLQGFLSVMYQNGYQPNDFELVFLNARQTPKKELLKKAQNILKNISKYKYIVTFDDAAFKLVGIPASKKNKWVYFSGMNYPYDLYEKNFNLPKNIAGIYEKLYIKKNLEIFNKIEPISKIAFFYSEGVGKILKLQTQMELKNSVFEKKVDYIKVNTLNELKEKTKKINDNLKYTLFIPFAMSLKKGDKKISFVKFKDIYLQNIKKPDISINMFFVKLGFLGFGGVDFYKMGMQLGKLIIKHSRTHIIEIAKDSYFFINAKRAKEIHFILPEWFIKNYVKVIVND; from the coding sequence ATGAAAAAGTTTATATTTTTTTTGATTTTGTCTGTTTTTGTATTTGCAAAAATTTTGGTTGTAAATTCTTATTCTACAAATGATCAGTGCGGTATCCCACAGCTTCAGGGATTTTTATCTGTTATGTATCAAAATGGATATCAACCTAATGATTTTGAATTGGTATTTTTAAATGCAAGACAAACACCTAAAAAAGAATTGTTAAAAAAAGCCCAAAATATATTGAAAAATATCAGTAAATATAAATACATTGTTACATTTGATGATGCCGCTTTTAAATTAGTCGGTATCCCTGCCAGTAAAAAAAACAAATGGGTTTATTTTAGCGGTATGAATTATCCTTATGATTTATATGAAAAAAACTTTAATTTGCCTAAAAACATTGCAGGAATTTATGAAAAATTATATATTAAAAAAAATTTGGAAATTTTTAATAAAATTGAACCTATAAGCAAGATAGCTTTTTTTTATTCTGAAGGAGTAGGGAAGATTTTAAAATTGCAGACTCAAATGGAATTAAAAAATTCTGTTTTTGAAAAAAAAGTTGATTATATAAAAGTTAATACTTTAAATGAATTAAAAGAAAAAACAAAAAAGATAAATGATAATTTGAAATATACTTTGTTTATACCTTTTGCAATGAGTTTAAAAAAAGGTGATAAAAAAATTTCTTTTGTAAAATTTAAAGATATATATTTACAAAATATTAAAAAGCCGGATATCAGTATAAATATGTTTTTTGTAAAATTAGGATTTTTAGGCTTTGGGGGGGTGGATTTTTATAAAATGGGAATGCAACTTGGAAAATTAATCATAAAACATTCCAGAACTCACATTATAGAAATTGCAAAGGATAGTTATTTTTTTATAAATGCAAAAAGGGCAAAAGAAATACATTTTATATTGCCTGAATGGTTTATAAAAAATTATGTAAAAGTAATTGTAAATGATTAA
- a CDS encoding GGDEF domain-containing protein: MIKKWLYYFYILSVIVLILYLALIFIFLKKDREYIANISSIYLEKQLIASKYEQINLIKKVLSNEYDILKKSYKYVQIKEIKKEIKSLKKLLEIILLVDKKNFYIYINNYFSKYKFDFNIEILNEKKTVIASNVFFDNGKKRKLKCNPLKNYGYCEVKNNDYFYSVTFLPYIKVYIVAQKQFAHPPKTYFHPLFLTLKSFPDIIVPNVKGKMDSDHFYIFDMFKPLNLFFGVGINYKKLENFPKKFTKETSTILFHRYLKLIFIMSLIMFVYLVVSTYFLFKLKNLGVKIEKETLYDKLTGLYTRKGLNEFYDKNKILLLLDLDNFKYINDAFGHEKGDEILVKFSELLKEFFDGDIICRWGGDEFIVLTNKSKEKIKRIIEKINEKIEKLQKQFDTKLEKNLSVSCGGSISIKSVEEKFKEADLALYKVKKTTKRGCRFFDELDYVKIENS; this comes from the coding sequence ATGATTAAAAAGTGGTTATATTATTTTTATATTTTATCTGTAATTGTATTGATTTTATATTTGGCTTTAATTTTTATTTTTTTAAAAAAAGATAGAGAATACATTGCCAATATTAGTTCAATTTATTTAGAAAAACAGTTAATTGCTTCAAAATATGAACAAATAAACTTAATTAAAAAAGTTTTAAGTAATGAGTATGATATTTTAAAAAAAAGTTATAAATATGTACAAATAAAAGAGATAAAAAAAGAAATAAAGTCATTAAAAAAATTATTAGAAATAATTTTGCTTGTAGATAAAAAAAATTTTTATATATACATAAACAATTATTTTTCAAAATATAAATTTGATTTTAATATTGAAATACTGAATGAAAAAAAAACGGTAATAGCAAGTAATGTTTTTTTTGATAATGGAAAAAAAAGAAAATTAAAGTGTAATCCTTTAAAAAATTATGGATACTGTGAAGTTAAAAATAATGATTATTTTTATAGTGTTACTTTTTTACCATATATTAAAGTTTATATTGTTGCACAAAAACAATTTGCCCATCCACCTAAAACATATTTTCATCCTCTATTTTTAACGCTTAAATCGTTTCCAGATATAATTGTTCCTAATGTCAAAGGAAAAATGGATAGTGATCATTTTTATATTTTTGATATGTTTAAACCTTTAAATTTATTTTTTGGAGTAGGAATAAATTATAAAAAATTAGAAAATTTTCCAAAAAAATTTACAAAAGAAACTTCAACTATTTTGTTTCACCGTTATTTGAAACTGATTTTTATTATGTCTTTGATAATGTTTGTTTATCTTGTGGTTAGTACTTACTTTTTATTTAAATTAAAAAATTTGGGCGTAAAAATAGAAAAAGAAACTTTGTATGATAAATTAACCGGTTTGTATACAAGAAAAGGTTTAAATGAATTTTATGATAAAAATAAAATTTTATTATTGCTGGATTTAGATAATTTTAAATATATTAATGATGCGTTCGGACATGAAAAAGGGGATGAAATATTGGTTAAATTTTCCGAATTATTAAAAGAATTTTTTGATGGAGATATAATTTGTAGATGGGGAGGGGATGAATTTATTGTTTTAACAAATAAGTCTAAAGAAAAAATAAAAAGAATCATTGAAAAAATAAATGAAAAAATTGAAAAACTGCAAAAACAGTTTGATACAAAGTTGGAAAAGAATTTATCTGTGAGCTGCGGGGGAAGTATTTCTATAAAATCTGTAGAAGAAAAATTTAAAGAGGCTGATTTGGCTTTATACAAGGTTAAAAAGACTACAAAAAGAGGTTGCAGGTTTTTTGATGAATTGGATTATGTAAAAATAGAAAATAGTTAA
- a CDS encoding magnesium transporter CorA family protein has protein sequence MYIYTEKLLRMDDIVISEDVQIIFSTIDNENIIEWLLQNEFPNSFIEDIQNEDQSITYEETEKFKVIILKYIKFDEEENLLYDDSNVVIIRTKNKLFILAEEKEIVTELAKKFEKKYKKNNSFDYLTYIIIDILIDNTILVVDVIDEALEDLEDSIFHEEVEEDELQKDIYYARRTLNRITKVSIHERDIINKIYNKLDEVSKHNLKYEFIDLNEHLKYLINESKTLLDRTGYLLNLHMGILSTRMNKAMQRLAAISLIFLPLTFIVGNYGMNFKYMPELNWKYGYFAVWVLNISIAVFIYVWLKRKKWI, from the coding sequence ATGTATATCTACACTGAAAAACTCCTTAGAATGGATGATATTGTTATTAGTGAAGATGTTCAGATTATATTTTCCACTATTGATAATGAAAATATTATTGAATGGCTATTGCAAAATGAATTTCCAAACAGCTTTATTGAAGACATACAAAATGAAGACCAGTCAATCACTTATGAAGAAACTGAAAAATTTAAGGTGATTATTTTAAAATATATAAAATTTGATGAAGAAGAAAATTTATTATACGATGATTCAAATGTAGTAATAATCCGTACCAAAAATAAACTTTTTATTTTGGCCGAAGAAAAAGAGATTGTAACAGAACTTGCTAAAAAATTTGAAAAAAAATATAAAAAAAACAATTCCTTTGATTATTTAACATATATCATAATAGATATATTAATAGATAATACCATTTTGGTAGTTGACGTAATTGACGAAGCTTTAGAAGATTTGGAAGATTCTATTTTTCATGAAGAAGTGGAGGAGGATGAACTTCAAAAAGATATTTATTATGCTAGAAGAACTTTAAACAGAATTACAAAGGTATCAATTCATGAAAGGGATATAATAAATAAAATTTACAACAAATTAGATGAAGTCAGTAAACATAATTTAAAATATGAATTTATAGATTTAAATGAACATCTAAAGTATTTGATAAATGAATCCAAAACATTGCTTGACAGAACAGGTTATTTACTTAACCTGCATATGGGTATTCTTTCTACCAGGATGAACAAAGCCATGCAGCGCCTTGCGGCAATCTCATTAATTTTTCTTCCATTAACATTTATTGTTGGAAATTACGGAATGAATTTTAAATATATGCCGGAATTGAACTGGAAATATGGATATTTTGCAGTATGGGTTCTTAATATTTCAATAGCAGTATTTATTTATGTATGGCTTAAAAGAAAAAAATGGATTTAA
- a CDS encoding sensor histidine kinase: MNNLRNDLFIKFAAVVFIIIALFEGALIFALTKSFNMHLKDRLVIIATEIANSKKNISNLIALQHKYKIYPLFVKVTTLSNPIKDLKKFEGFEVKTIKTSSGKEKVLIYNYVKNNKIISVKTIISGNSDKIEIVKTISLAISFFIYLIVLLVGYKFIDAIAKNIENTIKRLKFFNSNVSHELKTPLTIMKSEISLALKNGKCDETLLKSLLNELNYINDITEKLLFLTKKDFTKKDFKEIDLENIILDLFEKYSKRISINLNINDDEYVIYGDKTLLKMAISNLIENSIKYGAKHIDITLKKTKNKIKLIIKDDGIGIPKEKLPFIFDEFYRVDESRNKKVKGFGLGLAIVKSILNLHKAKINIESEINKGVKITIEFNLV, translated from the coding sequence ATGAATAACCTAAGAAATGATCTGTTTATAAAATTTGCGGCAGTTGTTTTTATAATTATAGCCCTTTTTGAAGGGGCTTTGATCTTCGCCCTTACAAAATCATTCAATATGCATCTAAAAGACAGACTTGTAATAATTGCAACTGAAATAGCAAACTCTAAAAAAAATATAAGTAATTTAATAGCCCTTCAGCATAAATATAAAATTTATCCGCTCTTTGTAAAAGTAACAACCCTCTCAAATCCAATTAAAGATTTAAAAAAATTTGAAGGTTTTGAAGTAAAAACAATAAAAACTTCTAGCGGAAAAGAAAAAGTATTAATATATAATTACGTAAAAAACAATAAAATAATAAGCGTTAAAACAATTATTTCCGGTAACAGTGATAAAATAGAAATAGTCAAAACCATATCTCTTGCAATATCGTTTTTTATATATTTAATTGTTTTACTCGTAGGATATAAATTTATAGATGCCATTGCAAAAAATATTGAAAATACTATAAAAAGGTTGAAATTTTTCAATTCCAATGTTTCCCACGAATTAAAAACACCGCTGACAATTATGAAGAGTGAAATTTCTCTGGCTTTAAAAAATGGAAAATGTGATGAGACCCTATTGAAATCTTTGCTAAACGAATTAAATTATATAAACGACATTACCGAAAAGTTGCTGTTTTTAACTAAAAAAGACTTCACAAAAAAAGATTTTAAAGAAATAGATTTAGAAAATATAATACTTGACTTATTTGAAAAATATTCAAAAAGAATATCCATCAATCTAAATATAAATGATGACGAATATGTTATATATGGAGATAAAACCCTTCTTAAAATGGCTATTTCGAACTTAATAGAAAATTCTATAAAATACGGGGCAAAACATATAGATATAACACTTAAAAAAACAAAAAACAAAATAAAACTTATTATTAAAGACGACGGTATAGGAATACCGAAAGAAAAACTGCCTTTTATTTTTGACGAATTCTATAGAGTTGATGAAAGCAGAAATAAAAAAGTTAAAGGTTTTGGACTGGGTCTTGCTATTGTAAAATCAATTCTAAACCTTCATAAAGCAAAAATAAATATAGAATCCGAAATAAATAAAGGTGTAAAAATTACAATCGAATTTAATTTGGTATAA